In the Populus trichocarpa isolate Nisqually-1 chromosome 1, P.trichocarpa_v4.1, whole genome shotgun sequence genome, GCTTTCGTATGCAATGTGCAATCAAAAATTATCTAGAAATGTTAAGGCACCTACTGGAACACTtggttagaaaaaatataaaagcaccCATTATAAGTCAACTCATTGTCTCTCTACACATACCCAACCCTGAAACAACCATCCTTCTACAAAAAggaataagataacaaaaacagaatcaaGGCAAAGGAATAAAAGATGCCGCATTGTTTGCTGGAAATGGTACATTTGCGGCTATTTGGTCACCAGCTCCACTGCTTCCTCTTATGGAAACTCTAGCATAATCAGCAAACCAATTGAATCAAGGAAGCTCCACCTGCCCGTTATACATGCTTTCTGCCACCCACCCCACCCACCATcattgtgaatttatactcttAGATTTGAAAAATGCCCTCAATAAGTGAACCAGCCAGGAAGCACTGGCTGTAAGGATTCGGCATCTCCAGACCAGCttcaatcataggaaataatcTGGTGTTCTCCGGGTCACATCTGGCTCACCCCTCCTTGGAGCAGGCTCAAACTGCAAACatattttgaagatattattttgagCCTAACTTATGTGACATTACCCATAGAGTGCGCTCTAGCATCAGACACCAACCTGAATGAATGTGTGACCCTTGCAGTCATCAACTTCCAAAATAGAAGCCATGTTACCACAGCGGTAGCAATAGTTGGGTGCACTAAAGATAGTAACCACCTTTTGTTCCTGTCACGAGAAAAAAAGCACAATCAATCAGATGAAATTTGCAAACCAGAGCAAGAAATTCACCAAAAGAAAAGCATCAAAGGGAAGTAGTTACATGGCCCCAGTTGTATCCTTCCATAACCAGCTGGTGAGCTCTAGCAATCAGCTTTAAGTTGTTTGTATGGTTAAATTGCTCAGATATGTCCTACAGAAACAATATCCGTAAGCATCCCAAGAAGAAAACTCTGTTCTGCTAAAAATTAAGAGCATGGGTGAAAAGAAGGGAGTGGAGTGAGTATATTACTTGACCAAAGGTATATCCAGCACCCCTAGGTGAGATGCCCCAACCACAGCGATCATCAGGGTCAGACCACAAAAGATCACACATGGGACCCTCATGGGGAACTTCTTGAACACGATCAAAATTACGAATGTTATCAAGGGTTTCAATGGAGGGTGATAATCCACCATGGAGGCAAAATATTTCCGACTCAACCTtcaaaagagaacaaaatacatatatgaCACCATATCCACATTAAATGCCCTAACTAAGAAGTAAAATCTATTGTACATCTAAAAAGGAAAATgcaaatttggtattttttttcttcaattatcttggtagcaaaaatatttgttatttgatatttttttacccaGCACTCACCAATGCTGTCAGTGGAAAATAATCAAACAGATCTGTAAAGATCTTCCAAACATTAGCATTGCCatacctgcaaaaaaaaaaaaaaacaccatagatACTTATCTTTTCTGTACATACTTGTGCCAAAAGAATTGTATAAAACCATTTGAATAACATGATATACAAAGTTAGAAGATGTGAGAGGAGAAGGTTCTTGGAAGCCTGTTTTCCAACTAGTCAAAAAGTCTACAACTATCATCAAGTCCacttcctttcaatttcaaggACTGTGGGGGTTGAGGGTAGAGTTTTCATTTACAGGCTAGTGCACTTTGTCAGGTTCATCAAAAAGtagtattctttttttatataaagtgtAGTGTTGAAATTGCACAGAGAATTCCAATTCTCTGTAACAACTTATATTCAtgcatataaaacatgttaCAAACCAATGCAACAGTCgtccaaattaaaaacacagAAGTCCAACCGCAAGACACCTAATGCACTAACATGCAACTTAGATAGACACACAGTATGTCCAGAGTTTCAGTTTGCACTATGCAAGTATCTCTTGTTCAGCCTAACTTTGATTTCCCATGCTTTGAGAAAAACTTCATTGTAATGCTTTTTTTCCTCTTGCTTTCtccttatgtttttttgttatagctTTTCACTTCTACAAGCAACCCCGTTTCCTTATCCGTGTCATTTATAAAATCATATCCAGGTCACAATTGTAAGAAAgtaaaatttatgtttatgCATACTGTACACAAGAAACATTAAGAGGGAACTACAAGCCAAAGACTGTAGGATTCCAAACTAACTTGTAAGTTAGGATGTAATTCCATTAGACTAAGGATTCAGAAGAACTCACTTCCGCAGGCATTCATCATAGAAACCATAAACTTGAGTAATCTGAAATGGGAACAAGCATCCATAATCAGCCCAATTGATTTGATGCTGAGAAAAAGCTAGGGTATGAAAGAATTGAAATCATAAAATGTTTAGATGTCTTAAAAGTTTACACCCTGCCAAAAACAGTACCGCATTAAGTTGCAAATATAATCAATTAATGACCCTTCAACCTaggataaaacaaattatagcaTCAGTTGGCAAAATACATTCGGAAGCATACCTGACGACTTTCATGATTTCCCCTTAGAATAGTAATCCGTTGAGGATAACGCACTTTCAAGGCAACCAGgagctgatataaaaaaatcaatcagtaTCACATCTAAAAAGTTAAGAGCCTCAACCAAACTAAGGCCAAAGTTTATCAAAATTTGTGTATAGGTAAGAGAATGTTAGAAGTGTTCCATTCAACACAgcttaatttatatgtttttccaaTTCAAACCAGAAAGACTTTGGCATACATACAGTTCCATGGACAACTCTAAAAATACAACCTATTATAATGGCATAGATACATCAAAGGAGAAGGGAGACATTGATGTTGAAATGCATGGGGGAAAATAGAAAGATGGAAGTACTTACTGTTACGGTTTCTACTGAATAATAGCCACGGTCAACATAATCTCCCATGAACAAGTAATTTGTATCTGGACACTACAGCAAACAAAAATGCACAAGTGAACAATACCAAACTAGGTGAGCACAAGACAAATGGTGGAAGCTTAATACCTTAGATGATAGCATGATAatgaaatagaaattaaaaatagtaaaatgtgTAATGTACTCAGAATGTTGTGGCATCACTGGCACTGTCAGATATACACCATGTATGATGATAAATAGCAGTCAAAGGAACCTCAACTAGAAATCCTTGCATTTCCAGTAAATGTTAGAAAAATTAACAGATGATAGAGAAAGGGAAGGGTTGATCCCTTGCTATTGCAATGGTCTCCATAGAAGctaaagaaaaggaggaggaaagAAAGTGCAGTAAAGAGACTCCATGTGTATCTCcttaactaaaaacaaatgcaagatTGTGACCATTACAGCCACAAGAAGAAAACTCATAAAGGAGATAACAATTGGCATTAATTTGAATCGCCATGTCTGCAAAtattagaacataaaattgctCAATCAGAAACTTACCTTCCCGCCAATGCGAAAAAGCTCAGCTAGATCATGAAATTGACCATGGATATCACCACAGATTGTAACAGGGCTTTTAACAGGCTGAAAGATGTACAACCAAAGAAAGTCAATTACAACTCAGTGGATTCCAAAGTCCTAAAAGGCTCATAGCTTGCATTGCGGAATAGATAGCAAAAGATGGATACTGAACTGAAACATAAAAATGGCATATAAAAAATCCTAGAACTTATGTTCtgataacaggaaaaaaaaaacaacataagagTGTAGAGTACCTGAACATTGCTTTCATCCATCAAAATCTCCTTAGCTTTCTCGCATAATGCCCTTACCtgaatcataaaaaacatttcCATTGAAAACAATATCCCCAAAGAATAATCTAGGTGTTCCCAGTTTTGAAAGCAATCCTCCTAAAACAAGCATCAACATTGCACACTTACTCCTAGACTTGAACATCTTAGCATCCACTTCAAACCAAAATAATGGATCCATGTCACCCACCAGAATCCAACTTCATTAATACATCTAGAAAGCACAAGTTCGAAGTATCCACTCCGATTTAGAATACCCCACAAAGAACCAAATTTCAATTATGGCAGCTTAAGCAGTATAATCTAATAAGCAAAGAGCATCATACTCCTGTTCTCTTAACCTTCCAAACTATGAAGAAGTCTTCCAATCAATAAAACCCatcaaacaaaaatccaaacttttttCGCCAATTTGAAACCTTAACTTGaataaatcataagaaaaaattcaaaaaccaaaaccaatta is a window encoding:
- the LOC7483257 gene encoding serine/threonine-protein phosphatase PP2A-3 catalytic subunit yields the protein MSLDSVATNAHGNLDEEISQLMQCKPLSEQEVRALCEKAKEILMDESNVQPVKSPVTICGDIHGQFHDLAELFRIGGKCPDTNYLFMGDYVDRGYYSVETVTLLVALKVRYPQRITILRGNHESRQITQVYGFYDECLRKYGNANVWKIFTDLFDYFPLTALVESEIFCLHGGLSPSIETLDNIRNFDRVQEVPHEGPMCDLLWSDPDDRCGWGISPRGAGYTFGQDISEQFNHTNNLKLIARAHQLVMEGYNWGHEQKVVTIFSAPNYCYRCGNMASILEVDDCKGHTFIQFEPAPRRGEPDVTRRTPDYFL